In Sebaldella termitidis ATCC 33386, one DNA window encodes the following:
- a CDS encoding phage antirepressor KilAC domain-containing protein, protein MNELMRIENKETITSLEVAELTNKEHKNILADIRDEVSKLGEDRSRLIFQPIEYLDNRNRKQPAFNITLDGVLQLGARYDAIIRFNLIQKVNELQNKIKAPVTMKEALLLALEQQEKIEALELKVIEDMPKVEFYDEVTGSKTTFTMDKVAKILNFKKIGRNTLFDILRKNEILRSDNTPYQSYVDRGWFRLIESKFTKLDGETCITYKTVVYQKGVDGILKLLLNLGYKKNSPENTFTVSNIAN, encoded by the coding sequence GTGAATGAATTAATGAGAATTGAGAATAAAGAAACTATAACAAGTCTAGAAGTAGCCGAGTTAACGAATAAAGAACATAAAAATATTTTAGCTGATATTAGAGATGAGGTCAGTAAATTAGGGGAAGATAGAAGTCGGCTAATTTTTCAGCCGATTGAATATCTGGACAATAGAAATAGAAAACAACCTGCATTTAACATAACTTTAGACGGGGTTTTACAATTAGGTGCAAGATATGATGCGATAATTAGATTTAACTTAATACAAAAAGTCAATGAACTACAAAATAAAATAAAAGCTCCTGTTACCATGAAAGAAGCTTTGTTATTAGCATTAGAACAACAAGAGAAAATTGAAGCACTTGAATTAAAAGTCATTGAAGATATGCCCAAAGTTGAATTTTACGACGAAGTAACTGGAAGCAAAACTACTTTCACTATGGATAAAGTAGCTAAAATACTGAATTTTAAAAAAATCGGTCGAAACACTTTGTTTGATATCTTGAGAAAAAACGAGATATTAAGAAGTGATAACACTCCTTATCAGTCGTATGTTGATCGTGGTTGGTTCAGATTAATAGAAAGTAAGTTTACAAAACTTGACGGAGAAACTTGTATAACTTATAAAACTGTAGTTTACCAAAAGGGAGTTGATGGTATCTTGAAATTATTACTGAACTTAGGATACAAGAAAAATTCTCCAGAAAATACTTTTACTGTATCAAATATAGCTAATTAA
- a CDS encoding ERF family protein gives MSIYEKLSNIQQELIVPKNQRNDFGGYNFRSAEDILTALKPHLKEQKVTIFFSDSVIEKGNRIYVETTLNFVDIENGEKIETKAAAREDEEKKKYDGSQLTGSSSSYARKYALNGLFAIDDVKDSDFTNTGENNKASEKSAKNPKRDGQIKFIKQHQKEYQSYITECLSKAGKETIEELDDKQIDYLKNNIAKKLGSRNKEGVA, from the coding sequence ATGTCAATTTATGAAAAGTTATCTAATATACAGCAGGAATTAATAGTACCGAAAAATCAAAGAAATGATTTTGGTGGATATAATTTCAGAAGTGCTGAAGATATACTAACTGCATTAAAACCACACTTAAAAGAACAAAAAGTTACTATATTCTTTAGTGATAGTGTTATTGAAAAAGGAAATAGAATATATGTTGAAACTACACTAAACTTTGTAGATATAGAAAACGGTGAAAAAATAGAAACAAAAGCCGCAGCACGTGAAGATGAAGAAAAGAAGAAATATGACGGTTCACAATTAACAGGTTCAAGTTCATCTTATGCAAGAAAATATGCTCTTAATGGATTATTTGCAATTGATGATGTAAAAGATAGCGATTTTACGAATACTGGCGAAAACAACAAAGCAAGCGAAAAATCAGCAAAAAATCCTAAACGAGATGGACAAATCAAATTTATTAAGCAGCATCAAAAGGAATACCAATCATATATAACAGAATGTCTAAGCAAAGCCGGAAAGGAAACTATTGAGGAATTAGACGATAAACAAATAGACTACTTAAAAAATAACATTGCCAAGAAATTAGGAAGTCGAAATAAGGAAGGAGTGGCATAA
- a CDS encoding YopX family protein, translating to MREIKFRAWSSGRKEMAEVESIHFKGNAVYLISKHLRLVANLDETELMQFTGQKDMNGKEVFEEDILKLENGDFGIVQYNNLNCNYYIQLINYPFNVAVEFKKVFSYQSKVEIIGNIYENPELLEV from the coding sequence ATGAGAGAGATTAAGTTTAGAGCGTGGAGTAGCGGAAGAAAAGAAATGGCAGAAGTAGAGAGCATTCATTTTAAGGGTAATGCTGTATATTTAATATCTAAACATCTAAGACTTGTAGCTAATTTAGATGAGACAGAATTAATGCAATTTACAGGGCAAAAGGATATGAATGGTAAGGAAGTTTTTGAAGAAGATATATTAAAACTGGAAAACGGAGATTTTGGCATAGTTCAATATAACAATTTAAATTGTAACTATTATATTCAATTAATCAATTACCCTTTTAATGTAGCAGTAGAATTCAAGAAAGTATTTTCATATCAATCTAAAGTTGAGATTATTGGAAACATATACGAAAATCCTGAGTTGCTGGAGGTATAA
- a CDS encoding SAM-dependent methyltransferase yields the protein MFEKIKKKYALNNSYFKLRNPQFPQTPEECFEYLKEHNELPFRYEGYENSENEYEGDWWLYDCYVEYQKRAGVYNSQFFTPRKTAERMGELAERFFEGTKVLDACCGFGSLTKALMYNKNFEVRGLEIDAGLIQLYDEWTEGVAERNLFQDYKEKEKNIISNPPYEIPVLTEFLEWLYETLTDDGTAILLIPKGFIDKERPKKLVQILEKFQVVDREDMQEEFARTKIKAEIVVLRKNI from the coding sequence ATGTTTGAAAAAATCAAAAAGAAATATGCTTTGAATAATAGTTATTTTAAATTAAGAAATCCACAATTTCCACAAACACCGGAAGAATGTTTTGAATATTTAAAAGAGCACAATGAGTTGCCTTTCAGATATGAAGGATATGAAAATTCTGAAAATGAATATGAAGGTGACTGGTGGCTTTATGACTGCTATGTGGAATACCAAAAAAGAGCTGGGGTGTACAATTCACAGTTTTTCACTCCAAGAAAGACAGCGGAAAGAATGGGAGAATTGGCTGAAAGATTTTTTGAAGGGACTAAAGTTTTAGATGCTTGTTGTGGATTCGGAAGTTTAACAAAAGCATTAATGTATAACAAAAATTTTGAAGTAAGAGGGCTTGAAATAGATGCAGGTCTAATTCAATTATATGACGAATGGACTGAGGGAGTTGCCGAAAGAAATTTGTTCCAAGACTATAAAGAAAAGGAAAAAAATATTATTTCAAATCCACCATATGAAATACCTGTATTAACTGAATTTCTTGAATGGTTATATGAAACTTTAACGGACGACGGAACAGCAATTTTATTAATTCCAAAGGGATTTATTGACAAAGAAAGACCCAAAAAATTAGTTCAGATTTTAGAAAAATTTCAAGTTGTTGATAGAGAAGATATGCAAGAAGAATTTGCAAGAACTAAAATAAAAGCTGAAATAGTTGTTTTAAGAAAAAATATTTAA
- a CDS encoding phage antirepressor N-terminal domain-containing protein produces MLKKEIVFHEDKILTIKENGKIYVSVKHICNGLGMTESQCKNQRDKVNNDYTLKGGRIFAPLETNGGIQQVLMLELDYLPIWLAKINPSRFNEELKQKLLDYQLHCKDILADEFFGKREMVLPGKDDTKVNPHLNDIDDRSLIIRGIEAELTRLYDELVYHYNWIRNRSETKRDEYIGNIRKAKQKHFIDNGKELTTKDIDKLNGR; encoded by the coding sequence ATGCTTAAAAAAGAAATAGTGTTCCATGAGGACAAAATTTTGACAATTAAGGAAAATGGAAAAATCTATGTAAGTGTGAAACATATATGCAATGGCTTAGGCATGACTGAATCACAATGTAAAAATCAAAGAGACAAAGTCAACAATGACTATACTTTGAAAGGTGGGAGAATTTTCGCCCCCCTTGAAACAAACGGCGGAATACAACAGGTTTTAATGCTTGAACTGGACTACTTGCCAATATGGTTAGCCAAAATAAACCCTTCAAGATTCAACGAGGAACTTAAACAGAAACTGTTAGATTATCAGCTCCATTGTAAAGACATACTCGCTGATGAATTTTTCGGGAAAAGGGAAATGGTATTACCGGGCAAAGATGATACAAAAGTAAACCCACACTTAAATGATATTGACGACAGGTCTTTAATCATTAGAGGTATAGAAGCAGAACTTACAAGACTATACGATGAATTAGTGTATCACTACAACTGGATAAGGAACAGATCAGAAACTAAAAGAGATGAATATATCGGAAATATCAGAAAAGCTAAACAAAAACATTTTATTGATAACGGAAAAGAGCTTACTACTAAGGATATTGACAAGTTAAACGGAAGATAG
- a CDS encoding helix-turn-helix domain-containing protein, with protein MKLEEMNKIIAKNIEKSLIDKDMSKTDLARKLDIQEKSVSFIFRKLKNGKNVNNATLCKWADVIGVDVGDFFCNLT; from the coding sequence ATGAAGCTAGAAGAAATGAATAAAATTATAGCTAAGAATATTGAAAAATCTCTAATAGATAAAGATATGAGTAAGACAGATTTGGCAAGAAAATTAGATATTCAAGAAAAATCTGTCTCTTTCATATTCAGAAAACTAAAAAACGGAAAGAATGTTAATAATGCCACTTTATGCAAATGGGCAGATGTCATAGGGGTAGATGTTGGTGATTTTTTTTGCAACTTAACATAA
- a CDS encoding single-stranded DNA-binding protein translates to MNLVTLMGRLTRDPELKYSQSGKAFTKFSIAVTREFNRDEADFINCIAWDKRAETICEYLRKGRRIALQGRLSVRNYEKDGETKWITEVIVDKFDFIDYQKSDTEENDNYEHNDAPESDPEEFPF, encoded by the coding sequence ATGAATTTAGTTACTTTAATGGGAAGATTAACAAGGGATCCGGAACTGAAATATTCTCAATCAGGAAAAGCTTTCACAAAATTCAGTATTGCAGTAACAAGGGAATTTAACAGAGATGAAGCAGATTTTATAAACTGTATAGCTTGGGACAAAAGAGCAGAAACTATCTGCGAGTATTTAAGAAAAGGCAGAAGAATAGCACTACAAGGTAGATTAAGTGTGAGAAACTATGAAAAAGACGGAGAAACTAAATGGATTACAGAAGTTATTGTTGATAAGTTTGACTTTATTGATTACCAAAAATCTGATACTGAAGAAAATGATAATTATGAGCATAATGATGCTCCAGAATCAGATCCGGAGGAATTTCCATTTTGA
- a CDS encoding helix-turn-helix domain-containing protein: MIKLKIHILMAEHRMSQKDVSIATGIQPSVMNKYYNDTIVRINREHLNAFCKLFNCTIQDLIEYIPDEN; this comes from the coding sequence ATGATTAAATTAAAAATACATATTTTAATGGCAGAGCATAGAATGTCACAAAAAGATGTTTCTATTGCTACAGGAATTCAACCCTCTGTAATGAACAAGTATTATAATGACACTATTGTTAGAATAAATAGAGAACATTTAAATGCTTTTTGTAAATTATTCAACTGCACGATCCAAGACTTAATAGAGTATATCCCTGATGAGAATTAA
- a CDS encoding helix-turn-helix domain-containing protein: MGYQISHFLNEFLERIGISVTELAKKLDISQAYVSYVKNGTKTASKKFIEKLVSTYPSLEAKKEKLLEMLENDKNMEKLEKIEKKKQEVLSSVEMVSPNGKKLSKRERMQLNEVIGSANYFFNDETVDFEDKEKLILTLHELFIDAKNKNKTKK; the protein is encoded by the coding sequence ATGGGATATCAAATTTCTCATTTTTTGAATGAATTTTTAGAGCGAATAGGAATAAGTGTGACGGAGCTAGCTAAAAAATTAGACATTAGTCAGGCTTATGTTTCTTATGTAAAGAATGGAACTAAAACAGCTTCTAAAAAATTTATCGAAAAGTTAGTGAGCACATATCCGTCATTAGAAGCGAAGAAAGAGAAATTGCTTGAAATGTTGGAAAATGACAAAAATATGGAGAAGTTAGAGAAAATAGAAAAGAAAAAACAAGAAGTTTTATCAAGTGTAGAAATGGTAAGCCCAAACGGGAAAAAATTATCTAAGAGGGAGAGGATGCAATTAAATGAAGTGATTGGTAGTGCAAATTATTTTTTTAATGACGAAACTGTTGATTTTGAAGACAAGGAAAAACTGATTTTAACTTTACACGAATTGTTTATTGATGCTAAGAATAAGAATAAAACAAAAAAATAA
- a CDS encoding ImmA/IrrE family metallo-endopeptidase — MKKREDIKKIVDKLVKKYGTRDPYILCQKLNINIVYKSFKGIKGFYKKILRVKYIVLNEDLDKGSEISVLSHELGHGILHSNIDIGFMKGNFRFYNEILEREANMFAAELLFSDETTEEYFYLNNKNSVGFEFIEKLFRYKFKK; from the coding sequence GTGAAAAAGCGGGAAGACATAAAGAAAATAGTTGATAAACTTGTTAAAAAGTATGGAACTAGAGACCCCTATATCTTGTGCCAAAAATTAAACATAAACATAGTATATAAATCTTTTAAAGGTATTAAAGGGTTTTACAAAAAGATATTGAGGGTTAAATATATTGTGTTAAATGAAGATTTAGATAAAGGTTCAGAAATTTCTGTTTTATCTCACGAACTGGGGCATGGTATTTTACATAGTAATATAGATATAGGTTTTATGAAGGGAAATTTCCGTTTTTATAATGAAATATTAGAAAGAGAAGCAAATATGTTTGCAGCTGAATTACTTTTTTCAGATGAAACTACAGAAGAATATTTTTATTTAAATAATAAAAATTCTGTCGGTTTTGAGTTTATAGAAAAATTATTTAGATACAAATTTAAGAAATAA
- a CDS encoding pentapeptide repeat-containing protein, translated as MKKAYKVFEPDWICRDYDYKRNGNVIGEIYEMDGEIEICERGFHYCPKLVNCFNYYGFNSNNKVAEIEILGDIKNDGDDKEVTNKFKIIRELSWHEVLELVNVGSGNTGNRNSGDWNSGDWNSGDGNSGDWNSGDWNSGNWNSGNRNSGNRNSGDWNSGNWNSGYLNTITPDTILVFNKECSRETWNKAIKPDFMYFDVLNKFIYTCDMTDEEKENNPDYEALGGCLRKMTYKEAWKYSWNNANKENRKLILKLPNFDNEIFKEITGIDVCKELEIDK; from the coding sequence ATGAAAAAAGCATACAAAGTATTCGAACCAGATTGGATATGTAGGGATTATGACTATAAAAGAAATGGAAATGTAATAGGCGAAATATATGAAATGGATGGAGAAATTGAAATATGTGAAAGAGGTTTCCATTACTGCCCTAAATTAGTTAATTGTTTTAATTACTATGGTTTTAATAGCAATAATAAAGTAGCAGAAATAGAAATTTTAGGTGACATAAAAAATGATGGTGACGATAAAGAAGTTACTAATAAATTTAAGATTATAAGAGAATTATCATGGCATGAGGTACTTGAATTAGTTAATGTAGGTTCTGGCAATACAGGAAACAGGAACTCAGGAGACTGGAACTCAGGAGACTGGAACTCAGGAGACGGGAACTCAGGAGACTGGAACTCAGGAGACTGGAACTCAGGAAACTGGAACTCAGGAAACAGGAACTCAGGAAACAGGAACTCAGGAGACTGGAACTCAGGAAACTGGAACTCAGGATATCTAAATACTATTACACCTGATACTATACTAGTTTTCAATAAAGAGTGTAGCCGAGAAACATGGAATAAAGCTATTAAACCTGATTTCATGTATTTCGATGTTTTAAATAAGTTCATTTATACTTGTGACATGACAGATGAAGAAAAAGAAAATAATCCTGATTATGAAGCTTTAGGCGGATGTTTAAGAAAAATGACATATAAAGAAGCATGGAAATATAGCTGGAATAATGCTAATAAAGAAAATAGAAAACTTATATTAAAGCTGCCAAACTTTGACAATGAAATTTTCAAAGAAATAACAGGAATAGATGTTTGCAAAGAGCTTGAAATAGATAAATAA